Proteins from a genomic interval of Lysobacter stagni:
- the rpsR gene encoding 30S ribosomal protein S18, producing MSKFFRRRKFCKFTAEGVKEIDYKDLNTLRQYLTETGKIVPSRVTGTKSKYQRQLATAVKRARFLALIPYTDNHNA from the coding sequence ATGTCCAAGTTCTTCCGTCGCCGTAAGTTCTGCAAGTTCACTGCCGAAGGTGTGAAGGAGATCGACTACAAGGATCTCAACACCCTGCGTCAGTACCTCACCGAGACCGGCAAGATCGTGCCGAGCCGCGTGACCGGTACCAAGTCGAAGTACCAGCGCCAGCTGGCAACGGCCGTCAAGCGCGCCCGTTTCCTGGCCCTGATCCCGTACACCGACAACCACAACGCGTAA
- the rplI gene encoding 50S ribosomal protein L9 has product MQLILLQNVQNLGKLGDKVTVKPGFGRNYLIPYGKAAPATPANLAEFEARRAEYEAKAKASLEGAEGRKAALDGVEVTISANASTEGKLYGSISPRDIAEALTKLGHKVEKSEVVLGEGPLRRTGEHEVVVHLHADIEATVKVIVVGEVA; this is encoded by the coding sequence ATGCAACTGATCCTCCTGCAGAACGTGCAGAACCTCGGCAAGCTGGGCGACAAGGTCACCGTCAAGCCGGGCTTCGGCCGCAACTACCTGATCCCGTACGGCAAGGCCGCGCCGGCGACCCCGGCCAACCTGGCCGAGTTCGAGGCCCGCCGCGCCGAGTACGAAGCCAAGGCCAAGGCCTCGCTGGAAGGCGCCGAAGGCCGCAAGGCCGCGCTCGACGGCGTCGAGGTGACCATCAGCGCCAATGCTTCGACCGAAGGCAAGCTGTACGGCTCGATCAGCCCGCGCGACATCGCCGAGGCGCTGACCAAGCTGGGCCACAAGGTCGAGAAGTCGGAAGTCGTGCTGGGCGAAGGCCCGCTGCGCCGCACCGGCGAGCACGAAGTCGTCGTGCACCTGCACGCCGACATCGAAGCCACCGTCAAGGTCATCGTGGTCGGCGAAGTCGCCTGA
- the rpsF gene encoding 30S ribosomal protein S6, translating to MRHYEVVFLVHPDQSEQVPAMIERYKGLIEGGEGKIHRLEDWGRRQLAYPIENLVKAHYVLLNIECTQNVLNELVDGFRFNDAVLRHLVIKRDGPDTEQSLIMKYKDEKGDKPERGERRRRDEDGEGVGTADDNADDSAEAA from the coding sequence ATGCGTCATTACGAAGTCGTGTTCCTGGTCCATCCGGACCAGAGCGAGCAGGTGCCGGCCATGATCGAGCGCTACAAGGGCTTGATCGAAGGCGGCGAAGGCAAGATCCACCGTCTCGAGGACTGGGGCCGCCGTCAGCTGGCCTACCCGATCGAGAACCTGGTCAAGGCCCACTACGTCCTGCTCAACATCGAGTGCACCCAGAACGTGCTGAACGAGCTGGTCGACGGTTTCCGTTTCAACGATGCCGTCCTGCGCCACCTGGTGATCAAGCGTGACGGCCCGGATACCGAGCAGTCGCTGATCATGAAGTACAAGGACGAGAAGGGCGACAAGCCCGAGCGTGGCGAGCGCCGCCGCCGTGACGAGGATGGCGAGGGCGTCGGCACGGCCGATGACAACGCCGATGACAGCGCAGAAGCCGCGTGA
- the xth gene encoding exodeoxyribonuclease III, producing MKIATFNINGINTRLGALLEWLRREQPEVVCLQELKAPEEAFPVEAIAGAGYGAIWHGQKSWNGVAILARDADPVEIGRGLPGDPDDTQSRYIEAAAHGVIVICLYLPNGNPQPGPKFDYKLAWMDRLLVRARHWIDSGQPVVMAGDYNVVPTDEDIYNPKSWRKDALLQPESRERYQQLLDQGWLDALRHVFGEERVYTFWDYFRQHWERDAGLRIDHLLLNAELAPRLRAAGVDRWVRGEPKPSDHAPTWIELGPAKRVARKAAPPKTPARQTTTRRARSAT from the coding sequence GTGAAGATCGCCACCTTCAACATCAACGGCATCAATACCCGGCTGGGCGCCCTGCTGGAATGGCTGCGCCGCGAACAGCCGGAAGTGGTGTGCCTCCAGGAGCTGAAGGCGCCGGAGGAGGCCTTCCCGGTCGAGGCCATCGCCGGGGCCGGCTACGGGGCGATCTGGCATGGGCAGAAGTCGTGGAACGGGGTGGCCATCCTGGCCCGCGACGCCGACCCGGTGGAGATCGGCCGCGGACTGCCCGGCGACCCGGACGACACCCAGAGCCGTTACATCGAAGCCGCGGCGCACGGGGTGATCGTGATCTGCCTGTACCTGCCCAACGGCAACCCGCAGCCGGGTCCCAAGTTCGACTACAAACTGGCCTGGATGGACCGGCTGCTCGTGCGCGCGCGCCATTGGATCGACAGCGGCCAGCCGGTGGTGATGGCCGGCGACTACAACGTGGTGCCCACCGACGAGGACATCTACAACCCGAAGTCCTGGCGCAAGGACGCCCTGCTGCAGCCCGAGAGCCGCGAACGCTACCAGCAACTGCTCGACCAGGGTTGGCTGGATGCGCTGCGGCATGTCTTCGGAGAGGAGCGCGTGTACACGTTCTGGGACTACTTCCGTCAGCACTGGGAACGCGATGCCGGCCTGCGTATCGACCACCTGTTGCTCAACGCGGAGCTCGCCCCTCGCCTGCGCGCCGCCGGAGTGGACCGCTGGGTACGCGGCGAACCCAAGCCCAGTGACCACGCGCCGACGTGGATTGAGCTCGGCCCCGCAAAGCGCGTCGCACGCAAGGCAGCGCCCCCGAAAACGCCGGCGCGACAGACCACCACGCGGCGTGCGCGCAGCGCCACCTGA
- a CDS encoding ABC transporter ATP-binding protein has protein sequence MPPHATASPPASKPSLRERFNALRNLPPFLRQIWATSPGLTLTTLGLRVVRAFLPIATLYVGKLIIDEAVRLISAGHGFTSALDAWHSGQLDTLATLLLMEFALAIASDLFGRMVSYGDGLLSELFTNVTSVRLMEHAATLDLEDFEDPDLQDKLDRARRQTMGRMNLMSQLFGQVQDAITVISFAAGLLVFAPWLIVLLAVALLPAFIGEAHFNALGYSLNFAWTPERRQLEYVRQMGASVETAKEVKIFNLHRFLIAKYRELADGFFRANRALARRRAFWGTLLAALGTLGYYIAYAYIAWRTVKGDFSIGDLTFLAGSFRRLRQLLEGLLVGFSQVAGQALYLDDLFSFFEIRPEIVSPPDALPIPRPIARGFAFENVGFRYPDAENWALRGLDFELRAGEVLALVGENGAGKTTLVKLLARLYDPDEGRILLDGRDLREYDLDDLRGNVGVIFQDFVRYHLTAGENIGVGQIDAMDDAQRIRDAARRAMADEVIEGLPRGYEQLIGRRFKTGVDLSGGQWQKIAIARAYMRDAQVMILDEPTAALDARSEFEVFQRFKELSEGKTAVLISHRFSSVRMADRILVLAEGRLEASGTHEQLLAQGGRYAELFELQAAGYR, from the coding sequence ATGCCTCCACATGCGACGGCCTCACCGCCCGCCTCCAAGCCCAGCCTGCGCGAGCGCTTCAATGCGCTGCGCAACCTGCCTCCGTTCCTGCGGCAGATCTGGGCGACCAGTCCCGGCCTGACGCTCACCACGCTCGGCCTGCGCGTGGTCCGCGCGTTCCTGCCGATTGCCACGTTGTACGTCGGCAAGCTGATCATCGACGAAGCCGTGCGTCTGATCTCCGCCGGCCACGGCTTCACCTCGGCACTGGATGCATGGCACAGCGGCCAGCTGGACACGCTGGCGACCCTGCTGCTGATGGAGTTCGCACTGGCCATCGCGTCCGATCTGTTCGGCCGCATGGTCAGCTACGGCGACGGGCTGCTGTCGGAGCTGTTCACCAACGTCACCAGCGTGCGCCTGATGGAGCATGCGGCCACGCTGGACCTGGAGGACTTCGAAGACCCCGACCTGCAGGACAAGCTCGATCGTGCGCGTCGGCAGACGATGGGGCGCATGAACCTGATGAGCCAGTTGTTCGGCCAGGTGCAGGACGCCATCACCGTCATCAGTTTCGCGGCCGGCCTGCTGGTCTTCGCACCGTGGCTGATCGTGCTGCTGGCCGTTGCACTGCTGCCTGCGTTCATCGGCGAGGCGCACTTCAACGCGCTGGGCTATTCGCTCAACTTCGCCTGGACGCCGGAACGCCGCCAGCTGGAGTACGTGCGCCAGATGGGCGCGAGCGTGGAAACGGCGAAGGAGGTGAAGATCTTCAACCTCCATCGCTTTCTCATCGCCAAGTACCGCGAGCTGGCCGACGGTTTCTTCCGTGCCAACCGCGCCCTGGCCCGCCGCCGCGCGTTCTGGGGCACGCTGCTCGCCGCCCTGGGCACGCTGGGGTATTACATCGCCTACGCCTACATCGCGTGGCGCACGGTGAAGGGCGATTTCAGCATCGGCGACCTCACCTTCCTCGCCGGCAGCTTCCGCCGCCTGCGCCAGTTGCTCGAAGGGCTGCTGGTGGGTTTCTCGCAGGTCGCGGGACAGGCGCTGTACCTGGACGATCTGTTCTCGTTCTTCGAGATCCGGCCCGAGATCGTCTCGCCGCCGGACGCGTTGCCGATACCGCGCCCCATCGCGCGCGGTTTCGCCTTCGAGAACGTGGGCTTCCGCTATCCCGACGCGGAGAACTGGGCGCTGCGCGGACTGGATTTCGAGCTGCGCGCGGGCGAAGTGCTGGCACTGGTCGGTGAGAACGGCGCCGGAAAAACCACGCTGGTGAAACTGCTGGCACGCCTGTACGACCCGGACGAAGGCCGCATCCTGCTCGATGGTCGCGATCTGCGCGAGTACGACCTCGATGACCTGCGCGGCAACGTCGGCGTGATCTTCCAGGACTTCGTGCGCTACCACCTCACCGCCGGCGAGAACATCGGCGTGGGACAGATCGACGCGATGGACGATGCCCAGCGCATCCGCGATGCCGCACGTCGCGCAATGGCCGACGAAGTCATCGAGGGCCTGCCTCGCGGCTACGAACAACTGATCGGACGACGCTTCAAGACGGGCGTGGACCTCTCCGGCGGCCAGTGGCAGAAGATCGCCATCGCCCGGGCCTACATGCGCGATGCGCAGGTGATGATCCTCGACGAACCCACCGCGGCGCTCGATGCGCGCAGCGAGTTCGAAGTGTTCCAGCGTTTCAAGGAGCTGTCCGAAGGAAAGACCGCGGTGTTGATCTCGCACCGCTTCAGCAGCGTGCGCATGGCCGACCGCATCCTTGTGCTGGCCGAAGGCCGGCTGGAAGCGAGTGGCACGCACGAACAACTGTTGGCACAGGGCGGCCGCTATGCGGAATTGTTCGAACTGCAGGCCGCCGGTTATCGTTGA